The DNA region CGGACAGATGTACGCGCTGGCCGCCGTGCTGGGCCTGTTCAACGCCGCCGCCAACGTCTCGATTGGGGTGATTTTCCAGCAGCGCGTGGCGCCCGAGTTCTACGGCCGCGTGGGCAGCCTGCTGACCATGGTGAGCATGGCCGGCATGCCCCTGGTGCTGCTGGGCCTGGCCCCGGTGGCCGACCGGGTGCCCATCGCCACTGTGTTCGCGGTGGCCGGCGCGCTGGCCCTGCTGGCCGCGCCCGTATGGGCTGGCCTGCTGCGCCGGGACCGGGGCGCGGCTCCAGTCCCGGGCCCTCTGCCCGCCAACCCCTGAGGGAAAATGGCTCATGGCTCATGGCTCATGGCTCATGGCTCATGGCTCATGGCTCATGGCTCATGGCTCATGGCTCATGGCTCATGGCCCCCCCTGCACCGGCGTGAACAGCAGCCCCAGCAGACAGGGCTGGGCGTCCGGGGCCTGCCCGTCCGCAGCGGCCCGCTCGTCCACCCAGGCCAGCAGGTCGCGCAGGCGCGTTTCCAGTTCGCGCTGACTCTGCGGGCTCAGGGTGCGCCGCCCCATGTTGCCCACCGCGCCGTGGGGCGGCGCCGCCTTCAGGGCCTTCGGCGCCACACTCATGCCCAGCTGGCCCAGCGCGTCTGTGGCCATCATCAGTTCGGTGCCGCTGTCTGCCGCAAACAGCCGGGCCAGTTCGCAGGTGACCTCCTGAACGAACGTGGTGCTCACGCGCGAGAGCAGCTCTTCGACCGTGGCATGCGGCGTCAAGGCAAAGGGCACCCGGAAGGTGCGGGCCACCGCGCGGTAGAGCTTGATGGGCCGCCCGCCCCGGGGCCGCTCGCCGGCTATGGCCACCAGCCCGGCCCCCAGCAGGCGCGTGAGGTGGTGGTGCGTGGTGTTCAGCGGGCGCCCGCAGCGCCGCGCGACCTCACTGGCGCTCAGCGCCTCCGGGATGAGGGGGCCCAGGACAGCCAGGGTGTCCTCGGCCAGCAGCAGCCGGGCCTGTTCTGGGGTGTGCGCGGTAAAGGCGTCGGGGAGCACATTCCACAGTGTGCCACCGCGCCCCGCTTCTGTTTCCCCATTCCGCTCACGCCGGAATGCCTGGGGTCACGCTATGCTGTGAGTCTCATGTCGGCCGCCCCCCCCACCGAAGCCTTCCGCGTGTCTGGCGGCGTGAACAAGGTGCGCTTTCGCGCCGAATCCGGCTTTACCGTCATGTCGGCCCGCATCCGCAACGCGGAAGGCGAGGACCCCGACGCCACTGTGATCGGCGTGATGCCGCCCCTGGAAGCCGGCGACACCTTCAGCGCCGACGTACTGATGGAAGAGCACCGGGAATACGGCTACCAGTACCGGGTGCTGAACATGGTCCTGGAAGCCCAGCCCGCCGACCTGACCGAGGCCGGGGTGGCCGCCTACCTGGAAGCGCGCGTGGGCGGCGTGGGCAAGGTGCTGGCCGGGCGCATTGCCAAGACCTTTGGGCCCGGCACCTTCGACGTGCTGGAAACCGAACCCGAGCGCCTGCTGCAGGTGCCCGGCGTGACGCAGAGCACCCTGCACAAGATGGTGCAGAGCTGGTCGCAGCAGGGCCTGGAGCGCCGCCTGCTGGCCGGGCTGCAGGGCCTGGGCCTGAGCATCTCGCAGGCGCAGCGAGCGGTCAAACACTTTGGCGAGACGGCCCTGGAACGCCTGGAAGCCGATCTGTTCGCCCTGACCGAGGTGGAGGGCATCGGTTTTCTCACGGCCGACAAGCTGTGGCAGGCCGCGGGCGGGACCCTGGACGACCCCCGGCGCCTGACCGCCGCCGCCGTGTACGCGCTGCAGCAGGCCGCGCAGCAGGGCGGGCACTCGTACCTGCCCCGGCGCCGGGCTGAACGGGGGGTGGCGCACTACACCCGCGTCTCGGCGGCGCAGGCGCGGCTGGCGGTGGACACGGCCGTGGAACTGGGCCGCCTGGCCGACGATTCCCCGCCCCTGCTGGCCACCGAGGACGCGCTGCATGAGCCCAGCCGCATCTATCTGCCCCCGGTGCTGCGCGCCGAGAGGAAGCTGGCCGGGCTGATTCGCACCCTGCTGGCCACCCCGCCGGCCGGGCAGGACTGGACCGTGCCCAAGGGGGCCGCCAAAGGGCTCTCTGAGGAGCAGGCGGGCGTGCTGAACCTGCTTGAAGAGCACCGCCTCGTGGTGCTGACCGGCGGGCCCGGCACCGGCAAGAGCACCACCACCCGCGCCGTGGCCGATCTGGCCGAGAAGCTGGGTCTGGAGGTGGGCCTGTGCGCCCCCACCGGCAAGGCCGCGCGGCGCCTGGGGGAAGTGACGGGGCGCACCGCCAGCACCATTCACCGCCTGCTGGGGTACGGCCCGGCGGGCTTCCGGCACAACCACCTGGAACCCGCGCCCTACGACCTGCTGATTGTGGACGAGGTGAGCATGTGCGGCGACGGGCTGATGCTCTCGCTGCTTTCAGCGGTGCCGCCGGGGGCCCGGGTGCTGCTGGTGGGCGACACCGACCAGCTGCCCCCCGTAGACGCGGGATTGCCCCTGCACGCCCTGACCCAGGTGGCCCCCACCGTGCGCCTGACCCAGGTGTACCGGCAGGCGGCCCAGAATCCGATTATCCGCGCGGCCCACGGGCTGCTGCAGGGCCAGGCGCCTGTGTGGGGCGACCCCCGCCTGAATGTCACCGAGACCGAGCCAGATGTGGGCGCCCGGCGCGTGGCCCTGCTGGTGCGCGACCTGGGAGGCCCGGCGCAGGTGCAGGTGCTGACCCCCATGCGCAAGGGCCCGCTGGGCGTGGAGATGCTCAACCACCATCTCCAGAGCCTGTTTAACCCCGGCGAGGGCGGCGTGCGCATTGCCGACGGGCAGGCCCGCGCCGGGGACGTGGTGGTGCAGACCAAGAACGACTACACCAACGAGGTGTTTAACGGCACGGTGGGCACGGTCCTGAAAGACAGCGGCGGGCGCCTGACCGTGGACTTCGACGGCAACGTGGTGGAGCTGGCCGGCGCCGAGCTGTTCAATCTGCAGCTGGGCTACGCCCTGACGGTGCACCGCGCCCAGGGCAGCGAATGGGGCACGGTGCTGGGCGTGCTGCATGAGGCCCATATGCCCATGCTCAGCCGCAATCTGGTGTACACGGCGCTCACTCGGGCCCGGGAGCGCTTCTTCGCCGTGGGCTCGGCCAGCGCGTGGGCCAAGGCGGCGGGCCGGGCACGCGAGGAACGGCACACCGCCCTGCTGGAACGCATTCGCGGGCGCTAAGTAGCTCGCTGTTGATCTTGAGATCAACCGAGCGGAGCGAGTATCGAAAAAAGGACGTTGCACCGGGAGTGGAGACTTTGCGGTGCTCTCCTGCAAAGTCGTAACGTGAGGTGCAACGTACTTAGCCCTCCACTCTGACAGAACTGTCACAGGCTGCCTAGCGAATCTGGGATTTTCCACACTCCCCGAACAGGGGGGTGAGATTTTTCGCATTGGGCTTTCATACTGAGCACCATGCCGCCGAACCACCGCACCCAGGGCGCGACCCTGATCGTGACCCTGCTGCTCGTGATGCTGATGCTGGCCGTCATCATGAGCGTGACGGCGCAGGTCACGCTGTCCACCCGGCGTTCCAGCACCGACCAGGAAGCCACGCTGCGCGCCCAGTACGCCGCCGAATCCGGCGCCGCGCGCGTGCAGGCGCGGCTGCGCGCCGCGCAGATCCTGTTTGGCGTCGCCCGCTACCCCACCAACCTCACCCTGCCGCAGATGGAGGCCGACATTGCCGCCCTGTGCGGCCTGACCAGCCTGCCCGCCACCCTGCCCGACGGCGCCGAGGTGTGCGACCTGACCTCGCGCGCGCAGGGCCTGAACGAGGCCACGGCCCTGAACCCGCGCGTGAATGTGTTGCTGCGTGCCGCCGGGGCAGCGCAGTTTGCCCTGGCCGGCATGCCCGGCACCAGCGAGACCGAGCGCAGCCGCTTCTGGTCGGACCTGTTTTCCGGGCAGACGGGGGCCGCGCTGGACGGCACCCAGGACGGCGCCAGCTACCGGGTGACCTACGGCCTGAAGCCCACGCGGGTGGTCAAGGACAGCCCGGTGGCCTACCGCGTCTTTTTCCAGGTGCCGGCCGCCAAGGTGACCGGCGAGGCCGGCGGCGCCACCCGGCGCGTGACGGTGCGCCCCGGACAGCAGGAACTGAATCTGCTGATCCGGCGGCCCTCGCTGGCGCCCAACGCCCTGTTTACCAACCACCATTACCTCAGCGCCGCCGCCGAGGCCAGTGGCGGGGGCATCTACTTCACCAGCCGCACGCTGTTCAGCGGCCCGGTCCACACCAACCAGCACTTCAACTTCGTGGGCAGGCCCTGGTTTGGCGGCGCCGTCACCAGCGCGGGCTGCCCGGCCGGGCAGATCACCACGGGCCCCGACGGCCCCACCTGCGGCGCGCCGGCCAACCCCGGCGCCACCTTCAACAGCACCTTCGTGCCGGTAGGCAGCATGAACCCCACACCGCAGGCCCCCTCGCACTGCGCGGGCACCAGCTGCGCCACGCCGCAGTTCACGCAGGGAGTGAACTGGAACGCCTCATACGTCCAGTTGCCGGAAAACGGCAGCGACCAGCAGCAGGAAGCTCTGCTGGGCGGCATCAATATTCCCGGCAACGTGAGCCAGATGCAGCTGTATCAGGACACGATTGCCGGACAGACGGTGCAGCGCATCACGTACACAGTGGCCGGCCTCACGGGCCCCGTGACCACGCAGCTGGCCCTGGGCCAGAACGGCCTCCTGCAGATCCTGGATACCGACGGCCAGTGGAAGGGCGCCGAGCGCCAGCCAGACGGCACCTTCAAGCCTGGGGTGGCCTCGGCCTTTAACGGGGTGCTGTACGTGGCGGGCAGCGTGCAGAACCTCAGCGCCGGACCCAACAGCGCTTCCGGGGCGGCCGTGGCCTCCTTTGCCGGGCTGACGCTGGCGGCGTCGGGCGACATCAACATCACCAGCAGCCTGCGCTACGCCGACCCGCCCTGTGCCGGAGAGCACGCGGTGGCCGGCGACGGCACCGTGACCCCGGCCGCCTGCGCCAACCTGAGTACCAAGAACATCCTGGGCATCTATTCGGCGCAGGGCAACGTGAATCTCATGAAAGACCAGATGGGCATGGACCCCTCCATTCACGCGGTGCTGATGGCCGGCACCGGCGCCGTGCAGGTGGACAAGTACAACGAGGGCAGCGCCATGGGCAACGTGAAGCTCATCGGCGGCATCATCGAGAACTATTACGGGGCGTTCGGCACCTTCAGCGGCGACTCGGCCAGCACCGGCTACGGCCGCAACTTCGTGTTCGACCCCCGCACCCTGCAGGGCTACGAGCCGCCTTTCTTTCCCACCGCCCGCAACTGGCAACTGGGCCTGATGGACAGCGCGACCGCCGTGCAGCCCATGGGCCAGCCGCTGCGCCTGCGCGGCGAGAGCGTGAGCGCCACCGAAAACCAGCAGAGGAACGAATGAAACGCGAGGGCTTTACGCTGCTGGAACTGCTGGTGGTGATGGCGATTCTGGGCATTCTGGCCGGGGTGCTGGGCTTTAACCTGCTGGGCAGCTACCGCACCACGCAGCTGCGCGAGGCCGCCTCGCAGCTGACCGGCGACCTGCGCCAGGCGCGCAGCGACGCCCTGAAGGGCGGCCAGGACATCCGGCTGGACGTGGCCCTGAATACCCCGGCCTACACGGTCACGCGGGGCACGGGCACCCAGACGCGCACCCTGCCGGGCGGCGTGGTGGTGGCGGCGGCCACCGGCAGCAATCATGTGAGTTATGAAGCGCCGGGCGGCACCACCGACGGCAACGGGGTGGTCTGGACTCTGCGTCACCCGGGCGGGCGCGAAACCAAAGTCAAGGTGGTGGGAATCACCGGGAAGGTGATGATTGATGCGACGAACTGATACGCAGGGCGGAATCACGATTGTGGAAGTGCTGGTGGGCGTGCTGCTGGTCAGCGTCATTGTGATGGTGGTACTGACCCCTCTGACCGGCTTCTTTGGCCTGACCCGGCGCAGCACCCAGCAGGTGGGCGCCACCCAGACCGCGCAGGCGCTGCTGGAAACCATCCGGGGCGACTGGCTCTCGGCGGCCATGTATGACCAGCGCTGCACCACTGCCACCATTCCGGCTGGCGCAACCCTGACAGTCACCAACCTGGACCTGAACGGCAACGCGGTGGGCAGCGCGCCCCTGAACGCCAGTTGCAGCGGCAATGCGCCCGACACGGCGCCCATTCGCCGCCTGCAGCTGGTGGTCCAGGCCGACACCGCGCGCTCCACCCTGGTCGTGGATGTGGCCCGCCCATGAAGACGGCCGCGCAAGGCTTTACCCTGATTGAACTGCTGGTGGCCGTGGCCCTGGCCCTGATCGTGCTGTTCGCGGCCTCTAACCTGCTCATTTCCAGTTCGGGCAGTGCCACCAACCTGCAGGCGCGCAACGATCTGCTGCAGGAAGGACAGATCGCCATGAACTATGTGGCCGCCAATGTGCGCGAGGCGGCCTACGT from Deinococcus arcticus includes:
- a CDS encoding ArsR/SmtB family transcription factor, translating into MLPDAFTAHTPEQARLLLAEDTLAVLGPLIPEALSASEVARRCGRPLNTTHHHLTRLLGAGLVAIAGERPRGGRPIKLYRAVARTFRVPFALTPHATVEELLSRVSTTFVQEVTCELARLFAADSGTELMMATDALGQLGMSVAPKALKAAPPHGAVGNMGRRTLSPQSQRELETRLRDLLAWVDERAAADGQAPDAQPCLLGLLFTPVQGGP
- the recD2 gene encoding SF1B family DNA helicase RecD2 — translated: MSAAPPTEAFRVSGGVNKVRFRAESGFTVMSARIRNAEGEDPDATVIGVMPPLEAGDTFSADVLMEEHREYGYQYRVLNMVLEAQPADLTEAGVAAYLEARVGGVGKVLAGRIAKTFGPGTFDVLETEPERLLQVPGVTQSTLHKMVQSWSQQGLERRLLAGLQGLGLSISQAQRAVKHFGETALERLEADLFALTEVEGIGFLTADKLWQAAGGTLDDPRRLTAAAVYALQQAAQQGGHSYLPRRRAERGVAHYTRVSAAQARLAVDTAVELGRLADDSPPLLATEDALHEPSRIYLPPVLRAERKLAGLIRTLLATPPAGQDWTVPKGAAKGLSEEQAGVLNLLEEHRLVVLTGGPGTGKSTTTRAVADLAEKLGLEVGLCAPTGKAARRLGEVTGRTASTIHRLLGYGPAGFRHNHLEPAPYDLLIVDEVSMCGDGLMLSLLSAVPPGARVLLVGDTDQLPPVDAGLPLHALTQVAPTVRLTQVYRQAAQNPIIRAAHGLLQGQAPVWGDPRLNVTETEPDVGARRVALLVRDLGGPAQVQVLTPMRKGPLGVEMLNHHLQSLFNPGEGGVRIADGQARAGDVVVQTKNDYTNEVFNGTVGTVLKDSGGRLTVDFDGNVVELAGAELFNLQLGYALTVHRAQGSEWGTVLGVLHEAHMPMLSRNLVYTALTRARERFFAVGSASAWAKAAGRAREERHTALLERIRGR
- a CDS encoding DUF4900 domain-containing protein → MPPNHRTQGATLIVTLLLVMLMLAVIMSVTAQVTLSTRRSSTDQEATLRAQYAAESGAARVQARLRAAQILFGVARYPTNLTLPQMEADIAALCGLTSLPATLPDGAEVCDLTSRAQGLNEATALNPRVNVLLRAAGAAQFALAGMPGTSETERSRFWSDLFSGQTGAALDGTQDGASYRVTYGLKPTRVVKDSPVAYRVFFQVPAAKVTGEAGGATRRVTVRPGQQELNLLIRRPSLAPNALFTNHHYLSAAAEASGGGIYFTSRTLFSGPVHTNQHFNFVGRPWFGGAVTSAGCPAGQITTGPDGPTCGAPANPGATFNSTFVPVGSMNPTPQAPSHCAGTSCATPQFTQGVNWNASYVQLPENGSDQQQEALLGGINIPGNVSQMQLYQDTIAGQTVQRITYTVAGLTGPVTTQLALGQNGLLQILDTDGQWKGAERQPDGTFKPGVASAFNGVLYVAGSVQNLSAGPNSASGAAVASFAGLTLAASGDINITSSLRYADPPCAGEHAVAGDGTVTPAACANLSTKNILGIYSAQGNVNLMKDQMGMDPSIHAVLMAGTGAVQVDKYNEGSAMGNVKLIGGIIENYYGAFGTFSGDSASTGYGRNFVFDPRTLQGYEPPFFPTARNWQLGLMDSATAVQPMGQPLRLRGESVSATENQQRNE
- a CDS encoding pilus assembly FimT family protein: MKREGFTLLELLVVMAILGILAGVLGFNLLGSYRTTQLREAASQLTGDLRQARSDALKGGQDIRLDVALNTPAYTVTRGTGTQTRTLPGGVVVAAATGSNHVSYEAPGGTTDGNGVVWTLRHPGGRETKVKVVGITGKVMIDATN